Proteins from a genomic interval of Geodermatophilus obscurus DSM 43160:
- a CDS encoding SDR family NAD(P)-dependent oxidoreductase, whose translation MTTTRTALVTGGASGIGAATAERLRADGLEVVTLDLGGADVSADVTDEEALRQVAGEVGPVDVLVNSAGIVGPNRPLVQTTADEWRRVLDVNVVGTVNTLRAFVPGMAERGWGRVVNVASMAGKDGNPGLAAYSAAKAAVIALTKSAGKELATTGVLVNVIAPAVIATPMNAATAPEVLAHITGLIPMKRVGRPEEVAELVAFLCSDRVSFSTGAVYDISGGRATY comes from the coding sequence GTGACGACGACCCGGACCGCCCTGGTGACCGGCGGCGCCAGCGGCATCGGCGCGGCCACCGCCGAGCGGCTCCGCGCCGACGGGCTCGAGGTGGTGACCCTCGACCTCGGCGGGGCCGACGTGTCCGCCGACGTCACCGACGAGGAGGCGCTGCGGCAGGTGGCCGGCGAGGTGGGACCGGTCGACGTGCTGGTGAACTCCGCGGGCATCGTCGGGCCGAACCGGCCGCTGGTGCAGACCACCGCCGACGAGTGGCGCCGCGTCCTCGACGTCAACGTCGTCGGGACGGTGAACACCCTGCGGGCCTTCGTGCCCGGGATGGCCGAGCGCGGCTGGGGGCGCGTCGTCAACGTCGCCAGCATGGCCGGCAAGGACGGCAACCCCGGCCTCGCGGCCTACTCGGCCGCCAAAGCTGCGGTCATCGCGCTGACCAAGTCCGCGGGCAAGGAGCTGGCGACCACCGGCGTGCTGGTCAACGTGATCGCCCCGGCGGTCATCGCCACGCCGATGAACGCGGCGACCGCGCCCGAGGTGCTGGCGCACATCACCGGCCTCATCCCGATGAAGCGGGTGGGCCGGCCCGAGGAGGTCGCCGAGCTGGTCGCCTTCCTGTGCTCCGACCGGGTCAGCTTCTCCACCGGCGCCGTCTACGACATCAGCGGCGGCCGCGCCACCTACTGA
- a CDS encoding Nramp family divalent metal transporter produces MVSTREPGGAGSSVVDLFPTKHLAAPKLRDMPDAPANFRHVIGPGIVAAGVGMASGEFILYPYIASQVGLVFVWAAFVGLATQYFLNMEIERYTLATGETALTGFSRYWRHWGLVFAILAYFANIWPGWATSSATLITYLVGGSVAPIAIGILLLIGVILTMAPVVYQALEKIEMVKVAAVLLLIVVASVAAIGASTWADTPQIITNAGLPYQELGFALLMGALAFAGAGGGQNLCQSNWIRDKRFGMGAYVPRIVSPVTGHPEAAPSTGFVFAPTPENLGRWRRWWKLANYEQLSTFVAISFLTILFTSLLAYATVFGQEGLASDISFLKAEGDALNATVGGWFGTFFWIIGAFSLFAAALGIVDYTSRLGADVLKTAYVKDANESKIYFGLVWGLVVIGVVVILSGLSQPLVLLVISAVTGGLMMFIYSALLLLVNRRTLPKEIRPGAGRVAALVWAFLLFGFLSVLTFNQQLQNLFGG; encoded by the coding sequence ATGGTCAGCACCCGTGAACCGGGAGGCGCGGGGTCCTCGGTGGTGGACCTCTTCCCGACCAAGCACCTGGCAGCACCGAAGCTGCGGGACATGCCCGACGCGCCGGCGAACTTCCGGCACGTCATCGGGCCGGGGATCGTCGCCGCCGGCGTCGGCATGGCCAGCGGCGAGTTCATCCTCTACCCCTACATCGCGTCCCAGGTCGGGCTGGTCTTCGTCTGGGCCGCCTTCGTGGGTCTGGCCACCCAGTACTTCCTCAACATGGAGATCGAGCGGTACACGCTCGCCACGGGGGAGACCGCGCTCACCGGGTTCAGCCGGTACTGGCGGCACTGGGGTCTCGTCTTCGCGATCCTCGCCTACTTCGCCAACATCTGGCCGGGCTGGGCGACGAGCTCGGCGACCCTGATCACCTACCTCGTCGGCGGCAGCGTGGCGCCGATCGCGATCGGCATCCTGTTGCTGATCGGCGTCATCCTGACCATGGCGCCGGTCGTCTACCAGGCCCTCGAGAAGATCGAGATGGTCAAGGTCGCCGCCGTCCTGCTGCTGATCGTGGTCGCCTCGGTCGCCGCGATCGGGGCGTCGACCTGGGCCGACACCCCGCAGATCATCACCAACGCCGGGCTGCCCTACCAGGAGCTCGGGTTCGCGCTGCTGATGGGCGCGCTGGCGTTCGCCGGCGCCGGCGGCGGCCAGAACCTGTGCCAGAGCAACTGGATCCGCGACAAGCGGTTCGGCATGGGTGCCTACGTGCCGCGGATCGTCAGCCCGGTGACCGGCCACCCGGAGGCCGCGCCGTCCACCGGCTTCGTCTTCGCGCCCACCCCGGAGAACCTGGGCCGGTGGCGGCGCTGGTGGAAGCTCGCCAACTACGAGCAGCTGAGCACCTTCGTGGCGATCAGCTTCCTCACCATCCTGTTCACCTCGCTGCTGGCCTACGCCACCGTGTTCGGTCAGGAGGGGCTGGCCAGCGACATCTCCTTCCTGAAGGCGGAGGGGGACGCGCTCAACGCGACCGTCGGCGGCTGGTTCGGCACCTTCTTCTGGATCATCGGCGCCTTCTCGCTGTTCGCGGCGGCGCTGGGGATCGTCGACTACACCAGCCGGCTCGGCGCCGACGTGCTGAAGACCGCCTACGTCAAGGACGCGAACGAGAGCAAGATCTACTTCGGGCTGGTCTGGGGCCTGGTCGTGATCGGCGTCGTCGTGATCCTGTCCGGCCTCAGCCAGCCGCTGGTCCTGCTGGTCATCTCGGCGGTCACCGGCGGGCTGATGATGTTCATCTACTCGGCGCTGCTGCTCCTGGTGAACCGGCGGACGCTGCCGAAGGAGATCCGTCCGGGCGCCGGCCGGGTCGCCGCCCTGGTCTGGGCCTTCCTGCTGTTCGGCTTCCTGTCCGTGCTCACCTTCAACCAGCAGCTGCAGAACCTCTTCGGTGGCTGA
- a CDS encoding alpha-hydroxy acid oxidase: MTDRAPLPPVPTTRQVPRWSELREVVQFRRPRLGRIARRLENALSVRDLREAARRTTPRAVFDYVDGAAEEEITAARNSAAYRRVTFRPDALRSVAEPDTSVELLGRRIAMPLVFAPTGYTRMMHHHGEAAVATVAQHVGVPYALSTVGSTSIEDVRAASPDGDLWFQLYYTADPEVNEDLLARAEAAGYSTILLTVDTTVSGMRLRDVVNGLTIPPTLTARTVLNMSKFPVWWFNKLTTGGMTFASLSGVPGNPTPAEVASMMFDPGLDLGSLDRLRKRWRGDLLVKGITTPASAREVMEHGADGVVVSNHGGRQLDRSAATLDVLPAIRSAVGQQAPVLIDGGVLHGQDVVAARALGADAVMIGRAYLYGLMAGGQDGVLRAYEILAEEYQRSIQLLGVRRSEDLSDRHVAFTAHASGDYPNVSV, encoded by the coding sequence ATGACGGACAGGGCACCGCTCCCGCCGGTCCCGACCACGCGCCAGGTGCCGAGGTGGTCGGAGCTCCGCGAGGTCGTGCAGTTCAGGAGGCCACGACTGGGCCGCATAGCGCGACGGCTGGAGAACGCGCTGTCGGTCCGCGACCTGCGCGAGGCGGCCCGCCGCACGACTCCCCGGGCGGTCTTCGACTACGTCGACGGCGCGGCCGAGGAGGAGATCACGGCGGCGCGGAACTCCGCCGCCTACCGCCGGGTCACCTTCCGACCGGACGCGCTGCGGTCGGTGGCCGAGCCCGACACGAGCGTCGAGCTCCTGGGCCGGCGCATCGCCATGCCCCTGGTCTTCGCGCCCACCGGCTACACGCGGATGATGCACCACCACGGCGAGGCCGCCGTCGCCACCGTGGCCCAGCACGTCGGCGTGCCGTACGCGCTGTCGACGGTGGGCTCCACCTCGATCGAGGACGTGCGGGCCGCATCTCCCGACGGCGACCTGTGGTTCCAGCTGTACTACACCGCCGACCCCGAGGTGAACGAGGACCTGCTGGCGCGCGCCGAGGCGGCCGGCTACTCCACGATCCTGCTCACCGTCGACACCACGGTTTCCGGGATGCGGCTGCGCGACGTCGTCAACGGCCTCACGATCCCGCCGACGCTGACCGCGCGCACCGTGCTCAACATGTCGAAGTTCCCGGTGTGGTGGTTCAACAAGCTGACCACCGGCGGGATGACGTTCGCCTCGCTCTCCGGGGTCCCGGGCAACCCGACCCCGGCCGAGGTCGCCAGCATGATGTTCGACCCCGGCCTGGACCTGGGATCGCTGGACCGGCTGCGGAAGCGGTGGCGCGGCGACCTGCTCGTCAAGGGCATCACCACTCCCGCCTCGGCCCGCGAGGTCATGGAGCACGGGGCCGACGGCGTGGTGGTCTCCAACCACGGCGGGCGCCAGCTCGACCGCTCGGCGGCGACGCTCGACGTGCTGCCCGCCATCCGGTCGGCCGTCGGGCAGCAGGCTCCGGTGCTCATCGACGGTGGCGTCCTGCACGGTCAGGACGTCGTGGCCGCCCGGGCCCTGGGCGCGGACGCGGTCATGATCGGCCGGGCCTACCTGTACGGGCTCATGGCCGGCGGCCAGGACGGCGTGCTGCGCGCCTACGAGATCCTCGCCGAGGAGTACCAGCGGTCGATACAGCTGCTGGGTGTGCGACGCAGCGAGGACCTCTCCGACCGGCACGTCGCCTTCACGGCGCACGCCTCGGGCGACTACCCCAACGTCTCCGTCTGA
- a CDS encoding C-terminal binding protein, protein MSGPGLRVLVTDADYGVLDIEEQVLAAAGHELRTARCRTPAEVIDAARDADAVLVQYAPITAEVLDALPRLRLVSRYGVGVDVVDTDAARARGVWVCNVPDYGTTEVALHAVAVLLALLRNLPEHDRQVHAGRWDHRLGGRLRRPDGLTLGVVGLGRIGRTTMAGAAPWFGAVVGHDPHLPDDAWPAGVERLGLAELFARSDAVTLHLPLTADTRGLVGADLLGRMPAGSYLVNTARGGLVQLDAVLQALEDGRLAGVGLDVFPTEPPPAGSPLLAHPRALLTPHVAWYSEEAEVELRRKAAGNVVSWARTGRPDHVVVEGR, encoded by the coding sequence GTGAGCGGGCCCGGGCTGCGGGTGCTGGTCACCGACGCGGACTACGGGGTCCTGGACATCGAGGAGCAGGTGCTGGCCGCCGCGGGGCACGAGCTGCGCACCGCCCGGTGCCGGACGCCGGCCGAGGTCATCGACGCCGCCCGGGACGCGGACGCCGTCCTCGTGCAGTACGCCCCGATCACCGCCGAGGTGCTCGACGCGCTGCCCCGGCTGCGGCTGGTGAGCCGGTACGGCGTGGGGGTGGACGTCGTGGACACCGACGCCGCCCGCGCCCGGGGCGTCTGGGTGTGCAACGTGCCCGACTACGGGACCACCGAGGTCGCCCTGCACGCCGTGGCGGTGCTGCTGGCCCTGCTGCGCAACCTCCCCGAGCACGACCGGCAGGTCCACGCCGGCCGCTGGGACCACCGGCTCGGCGGCCGGCTGCGGCGGCCCGACGGCCTGACCCTCGGGGTGGTCGGCCTCGGCCGGATCGGGCGGACGACCATGGCGGGCGCGGCGCCGTGGTTCGGCGCGGTCGTGGGCCACGACCCGCACCTGCCCGACGACGCCTGGCCCGCCGGGGTGGAGCGGCTCGGCCTGGCGGAGCTCTTCGCCCGCAGCGACGCGGTGACGCTGCACCTGCCGCTGACCGCCGACACCCGGGGCCTGGTGGGTGCGGACCTGCTGGGGCGGATGCCCGCGGGGTCCTACCTGGTCAACACCGCCCGGGGCGGCCTGGTGCAGCTCGACGCCGTCCTGCAGGCGCTGGAGGACGGCCGGCTCGCCGGTGTGGGCCTCGACGTGTTCCCCACGGAACCCCCGCCGGCCGGCTCCCCGCTGCTCGCCCACCCGCGGGCGCTGCTCACGCCGCACGTCGCCTGGTACTCCGAGGAGGCGGAGGTGGAGCTGCGGCGCAAGGCGGCGGGCAACGTCGTCAGCTGGGCGCGGACCGGGCGCCCGGACCACGTGGTCGTCGAGGGCCGCTGA
- a CDS encoding sugar kinase yields the protein MAEPGEAPASVPRVVTAGETMVLVVPPAPGRLRHATSVTLSIGGAESNVAIGLSRLGVPASWVSALGQDELGELVLHRVRAEGVDTTAVRRVPDRPTGLYLREEVAGALRVYYYRSGSAASTLAPGAFDPAVLDGAAFLHLTGITGALSPESAEFLTWAARTARAAGVRVSYDVNYRSRLWEPAAARAASEALLPHVDVLLVGDEEARALWDWDDDTCLDRLADAGPGEVVLKLGARGCAAVVDGERLASPGFPARQVDPIGAGDAFAAGYLAATLDGLDPAGRLRTANAMGAFCVQNLGDYEGLPSRAELTAFLDRTVDLGR from the coding sequence GTGGCTGAGCCGGGGGAGGCCCCCGCCTCCGTGCCTCGGGTGGTCACCGCCGGGGAGACGATGGTGCTCGTCGTCCCCCCGGCGCCGGGCCGGCTGCGGCACGCCACCTCGGTGACGCTGTCGATCGGCGGGGCGGAGAGCAACGTGGCGATCGGGCTGTCGCGGCTCGGCGTCCCGGCCAGCTGGGTCAGCGCCCTGGGGCAGGACGAGCTCGGCGAGCTGGTCCTGCACCGGGTGCGCGCCGAGGGGGTGGACACCACCGCCGTGCGCCGGGTCCCGGACCGGCCGACGGGCCTCTACCTGCGGGAGGAGGTGGCCGGCGCGCTGCGGGTCTACTACTACCGCAGCGGGTCGGCGGCCTCGACGCTGGCGCCGGGCGCCTTCGACCCCGCGGTGCTCGACGGCGCGGCGTTCCTGCACCTCACCGGGATCACCGGGGCGCTCTCCCCGGAGTCGGCCGAGTTCCTGACCTGGGCGGCGCGGACCGCCCGGGCGGCCGGCGTCCGGGTCAGCTACGACGTCAACTACCGCAGCCGGCTGTGGGAGCCGGCGGCGGCCCGCGCCGCCAGCGAGGCGCTGCTGCCGCACGTCGACGTCCTGCTCGTCGGGGACGAGGAGGCGCGCGCGCTGTGGGACTGGGACGACGACACCTGCCTGGACCGCCTCGCCGACGCCGGCCCGGGCGAGGTCGTGCTCAAGCTCGGCGCGCGCGGCTGCGCGGCGGTGGTGGACGGCGAGCGGCTGGCCTCGCCGGGGTTCCCGGCCCGCCAGGTGGACCCGATCGGGGCGGGGGACGCGTTCGCCGCGGGCTACCTCGCCGCGACCCTGGACGGGCTCGACCCGGCGGGCCGCCTGCGCACGGCCAACGCCATGGGCGCGTTCTGCGTGCAGAACCTCGGCGACTACGAGGGCCTGCCCAGCCGCGCCGAGCTCACCGCGTTCCTGGACCGGACCGTCGACCTCGGGAGATGA
- a CDS encoding dihydrodipicolinate synthase family protein, with translation MQQQDPAGVLEGVYVANVTPFRDDERYSVDVDAYLAHVGWLAGQGVTGVIPFGTNGEGPSVATREKQAVLDALVPVAGSLHVVATVAEGNLPDTLDLLAHLDDLPVRAVMVLPPYYFKPVSTDGLRRFYDRVLAATRHPVVLYHIPKYSVPLPPDLVTGLPVWGVKDSGGAPGYAEEVHAAGKGVLVGTEDDLPGRLGTAHGSISALANIVPEQVVALYRHVRDGRSAEAAALSAHLQQVRAMTKQHDSAGVLKKVAEQRHGHPMGTVRPPLSPVPPTFDAAAAAERAVAGPVR, from the coding sequence ATGCAGCAGCAGGACCCGGCCGGCGTCCTCGAGGGCGTCTACGTCGCCAACGTGACGCCGTTCCGCGACGACGAGCGCTACAGCGTCGACGTGGACGCCTACCTCGCGCACGTGGGGTGGCTGGCTGGGCAGGGGGTCACCGGCGTCATCCCGTTCGGCACCAACGGTGAGGGCCCCTCGGTCGCAACCCGGGAGAAGCAGGCCGTGCTCGACGCGCTGGTCCCCGTGGCCGGCTCGCTGCACGTCGTCGCCACGGTCGCCGAGGGCAACCTGCCGGACACCCTCGACCTGCTGGCCCACCTGGACGACCTGCCGGTCCGGGCGGTCATGGTGCTGCCGCCGTACTACTTCAAGCCGGTGTCGACCGACGGGTTGCGGCGGTTCTACGACCGGGTGCTGGCCGCCACGCGGCACCCGGTGGTGCTCTACCACATCCCCAAGTACTCGGTGCCCCTGCCGCCGGACCTGGTGACCGGCCTGCCGGTGTGGGGCGTGAAGGACTCCGGGGGAGCGCCCGGCTACGCCGAGGAGGTCCACGCGGCCGGGAAGGGCGTCCTGGTCGGCACGGAGGACGACCTGCCCGGACGGCTCGGGACGGCGCACGGCTCGATCTCCGCGCTGGCCAACATCGTCCCCGAGCAGGTCGTCGCCCTCTACCGGCACGTCCGCGACGGGCGGTCCGCCGAGGCGGCGGCGCTGTCCGCCCACCTCCAGCAGGTCCGCGCGATGACCAAGCAGCACGACTCCGCCGGGGTGCTCAAGAAGGTCGCCGAGCAGCGGCACGGGCACCCGATGGGCACCGTGCGGCCCCCGCTGAGCCCCGTCCCGCCGACGTTCGACGCCGCGGCCGCGGCCGAGCGCGCCGTGGCCGGCCCGGTCCGGTGA